A single window of Nicotiana sylvestris chromosome 5, ASM39365v2, whole genome shotgun sequence DNA harbors:
- the LOC104215590 gene encoding uncharacterized protein, translated as MVTGKRLAGELMFEFPDCMVCHADSFYIGNPIPSLNIDDKLKNGDTYFVFPLDYFSSSNVLSASSLASLGSNPRRVPVSFKNPIFQYIKAENGRLLIKVSPEFIIKLLTRGNEDVSQDNIATTSPSDGKYLCSTPELKKHYEQLVGPKGQVWSPKLETISEYKIRYSPCRFIGLEWKQKEE; from the coding sequence ATGGTCACCGGAAAAAGGCTAGCCGGAGAGCTAATGTTCGAGTTCCCGGACTGCATGGTTTGCCATGCAGACTCATTCTATATTGGAAACCCTATTCCATCCTTAAACATCGATGATAAGCTCAAAAATGGCGACACATACTTCGTTTTCCCTCTAGATTACTTCTCATCAAGCAACGTGCTCTCGGCCTCTTCTCTTGCTTCCCTGGGCTCGAACCCTAGACGAGTACCTGTTAGTTTCAAGAACCCTATATTTCAATATATTAAGGCGGAAAATGGTAGGCTTTTGATAAAAGTGTCACCGGAGTTCATAATTAAGCTTCTTACAAGAGGAAACGAAGATGTATCACAAGATAATATTGCAACTACAAGTCCTAGTGATGGTAAGTATTTATGTAGCACACCTGAGTTGAAGAAACATTATGAACAATTGGTTGGTCCAAAAGGACAAGTTTGGTCACCAAAGCTTGAGACTATTTCTGAATACAAAATTAGGTATTCTCCTTGTAGGTTTATAGGTTTGGAATGGAAGCAGAAAGaagaatga
- the LOC104215589 gene encoding uncharacterized protein: MTAKVMKLIEVYYRSYICSGTNTITKKALIAWEKKSLPKSVGGYNLINLKVWNKAAVTKIHWDLAQKEDKAWTRWIHVYYIKGQSIPEMNIPQQAIWMMRKIMEARKTMQQVLDLKQRQSVIKHIYLGLLGNHNKVEWRPLIFYNEARPKAVSTMWIQCHERMLTADRLTKWGIQVSPRCSLCLNADESHLHLFGECSFSRLVWLRLLRWLQIWDAPMNPWSQVVIWLILQSKGKLCKSKILKMMYAEYIYGIWKERNSRIFEDQTRNEEQIVREVSCICNIRT, from the coding sequence ATGACAGCAAAAGTGATGAAGTTAATAGAGGTATATTATAGAAGCTACATATGTTCTGGCACTAATACAATTACAAAGAAAGCATTGATAGCTTGGGAAAAAAAGAGTCTGCCTAAATCAGTAGGAGGCTATAATTTGATAAATCTTAAAGTCTGGAATAAGGCAGCAGTCACCAAAATTCACTGGGACCTGGCTCAAAAGGAAGACAAAGCTTGGACAAGATGGATCCATGTATACTACATCAAAGGGCAAAGTATTCCTGAAATGAATATCCCACAACAAGCAATTTGGATGATGAGGAAGATTATGGAGGCTAGGAAAACCATGCAGCAAGTTCTAGATTTAAAGCAAAGGCAGAGTGTTATTAAACATATTTATCTAGGCTTACTGGGAAATCACAACAAAGTGGAGTGGAGACCTTTGATATTCTATAATGAGGCTAGACCTAAAGCAGTGTCTACAATGTGGATCCAGTGCCATGAAAGAATGCTAACAGCTGATAGATTAACCAAATGGGGAATCCAAGTAAGCCCACGATGCAGTTTATGTCTGAATGCAGATGAATCACATCTTCATCTGTTTGGTGAGTGCAGCTTCTCTAGATTAGTGTGGTTGAGATTACTGAGATGGCTACAAATATGGGATGCCCCAATGAATCCTTGGTCACAGGTGGTTATATGGTTGATTCTCCAATCCAAAGGAAAGTTGTGCAAATCAAAAATATTAAAGATGATGTATGCAGAATACATTTATGGAATTTGGAAAGAGAGGAACAGTAGAATATTTGAAGATCAAACAAGGAATGAAGAGCAAATTGTTAGAgaagtgtcatgcatatgcaacATTAGAACATAG